GACGGCGGCCAGGGCGTACCCGGTGCTCATCGGGTCGCCCCCGGCCCGCGCAGGTACGACTCCAGCTCCGGAGCCGGCCCCGGGGCGACGGTGGGGGTGGTGGCGGCGACCGGCACGGCGGTCGTCGGGGACCGCCGGTCGCCGGTGAGGCGTACCTCTATCCGGTCGATGTGCACGTGCACGGTGACCGGATCCGGGGTCCGGGCGGTGGCCCGGGTGACCGGGGGACGGTATCCGGGTGGGGCGGGCGGCCCGGGGGGCGGCACGGTGCCGACGAGCACCGGCGCGACGGCCGGCGGCGGGACGACGGGGTGCGGGTCGGGGGTGCGGGCCGGCGGCCGGTCCGGGTCGTCCCGGCGGGGCGGCTGCGGTGGCCGGTCCGCGGTGGCCGGGACGGTCGGCGGTCGGGGCGGGGTGGCCCGGCCCGGCGGCGCGGTGGCGGGGGGCACCCAGGCGGGAGGGGGAGGGGGCGTGGGTGCTGGCGGGTGGGTCGCCGTCGGTGGGGTCGGCGCGGCGGCCGGGCGGTCCGGCCCTAGGTCATGGTGGGCACGGGGGCCGGGCGGCGGGAACGGCGGCGGCGGATCGGCCACCGGCATGTGGGCGGCCGGTGCGGCGGGTGTCCCCGCCGGGGAGGGCGGCGGTGGTACCGCGGCCCGGGGGCGGGGCGTCGGCGGCTGTTCCGTCGTCTGCGGGACGACCGGCCGGCTGGCCGGCGGGGGCGTCGTCCACTCCTGGTCGTCGGTCACGAAGCCGCCCGCCTCGGCCGGGTCCGGCTCGAACCGGCCGTGGCCGCGCGGGCGCAGCCGGGGCGCGGTGCCGACGGCCAGCGCCGCCAGGGCGGCCAGGTAGCCGGTCACGGCACCCGCTCCAGGTACGCGGCCCGCCGGTGCGGACCCAGCCCCAGCACCTCCGCCTCCGACCAGCCGTAGGCCCGGGCGAGCCGGTGCACCTCGTCGAGCAGCCGGCGGACCCGGGTGTCGGCCGCCTGCCACGCCCAGGCCGGCACGTCCAGCAGCGCCTCGGTGGTGCCGGCACAGCCCGGACAGGTCAGCGCGACCGCGACGACGCCGAGCGGGTCGCGGTCGGCCAGCGCGGCGGACACCGCCGGCAGCGCGGCGGCCGGGTCGGTCAGCGGCGGGGTGGCGTCGAGCAGGCAGGCGTCGAACAGCCACCGTTCGGCCGTCGCCGCGTCGCCGGCCCGCGCCGCCCCGGCCAGGTCGGCGGTGGTCGGCAGCCGCAGGGTGAGCAGATGCCCCTGCCAGCTCAGGGTGAACGACCGGCCGGCGCGCTCCGGCGCGGCGGCCCGGTCGGGCGCGGCGGCCAGCAGGTCGGCGACGGTGAGGGTCACCTCCAGACGCTCCGCGCAGGACGGGCAGTCCACGGTGGCCGCCACCCGGCCGCCCGCCCAGCCGCCGGCCACGGCCAGCAGCAGCGCCGTCACCTCACCCACCGGCAGCCGGTCGGCGTCGGCCCGGCCGAGCAGCGACAGCCCCCGGACGCCGTCGGGCTGCTCCAGCGCCAGGTCCCAGGCGTGGACCAGCTCCACCTCGGTCAGCGGCGGCCCCGCGCTCACGACCCGAGCCGGGGTTCGGCCGGCTCGGGCACCGCCTCGTCGCGTTCCCAACCCTCGTTCTCCAGTTTGAGATGCTCGATCGCCACCGCGTTGGCGTTGGCGTCCAGCTCCGGCAGCGCCTGGTACTCCGAGACCCAGCAGCGGAACAGCCGGTACGACAGCGCGACCTGACCGGCCTCGTTGAGCAGCTCGATGGTGATGTCCCGGCGGAAGTCGGCCAGCGACACCTCCGACCCGGGCCCGGCGTTCAGCGCCCAGATCCGGCCCGCCCACTGGGCGAACTCGGCGTCGTGGGTCAGCCCCCGTTCCAGGGTGACCGCCTCGAACTCGGTGCGCCCCGGCGACTTGTGACTGGTCGAGGCGTTGCCGCCGTCGCGGTGCTTGACCACCTCGGTGGTCCGCTTCAACGCGCTGACCTTGCTGACCCCGGCCACGTAGCGGCCGTCCCACCTCACCCGGAACTTGAAGTTCTTGTACGGGTCGAAGCGCGTCGGGTTGACCGCGAACTGCACCATGACTCACACCTCTCAGGACGGACTCTGGCCGGCGAGCTGCTGGATCCGCACGATCACGAACTCGGCGGGTTTGAGCGGGGCGAACCCGACGACCACGTTGACCACACCGCGGTCCCGGTCGTCGCTGGTGGTGGTATCCGCGTCGCACCGCACCAGGTACGCCTCGCGCGGCGTGCGCCCGGCGAACGCGCCCTTGCGGAACAGGTCCTGCATGAACGACGTCAGGTTCAGCCTTAGCTGCGACCACAGCGGCTCGTCGTTCGGCTCGAAGACGGCCCACTGGGTGCCCCGGAAGACGCTCTCCTCGATGTACAGCGCGAGCCGCCGCACCGGGGTGTACTTCCACTGGCTGGCCAGCACGTCCGCGCCGGCCGTGGTGCGGGCGCCCCAGTTGACCGTGCCGATCACCGGGAAGGTGCGCAGACAGTTGAGCCCCAACGGGTTGAGCACCCCGTTCTCGGCGTCGGTCAGCGGATACACCAGGCTGGTCACCCCGCGCAGCTGCGCCTCGGTGCCGGCCGGCGCCTTCCACACGCCCCGTTCGGTGTCCTGGCGGGCGTACAGGCCGGCGAGGGTGCCGCCGGGGGCGACGGTACGGGGCCGGAACCCGTCGGTGGGGTCGGGGACGCGCAGCCGGGGGAAGTGCGCCACCGCGTTGGGCCCCTTGACCCCGAGCTGGTTGATCCAGTCCAGCGCGCGGTCCGGGTCGTCCACCCCGGGCGGCGGGTCGACCAGCAGGACCGCCCGGCGACGCTCGCAGACGTCGTAGGCGGCCGACCAGACCGCCTCCGGGTCCAGCCCGGTGTCGACGACCCCGGGGTCACCGGGCCGGGCGCGGGTGGCGTCGGGGATGCAGAGCAGGTTGAACAGGTCGGTCTTGAGCAGCGCGTAGATGCCGGAGTAGGCCGCCTCGCTGCCGATCAGCGCGGCGGTGCCGGGCAGGGTGGTGCCGTCGGATCCGGTGACCAGGTCGCCCTGACCGAGCCGCTTGGCGCCCACCGGACTGAACCGGCCCACGTTGGTGGTGGCACCGGACAGACCCAGCAGGGCCGCGCCGTCGGCCACGTCACCGGCGGGGGCGACCCCCGCCACGGTGAAGGCGGCGTCCACGGCCGCCGGGGCGACCACCGCGTCCACGTCGCCGAGCAGGCGCAGCCCACCGGCGGCGGTGGGGACCACCCGTACCCGCAGGCCGGCCGCGCCGTCGGCGGCGCCGAGCG
Above is a window of Micromonospora rifamycinica DNA encoding:
- a CDS encoding phage tail protein, which translates into the protein MVQFAVNPTRFDPYKNFKFRVRWDGRYVAGVSKVSALKRTTEVVKHRDGGNASTSHKSPGRTEFEAVTLERGLTHDAEFAQWAGRIWALNAGPGSEVSLADFRRDITIELLNEAGQVALSYRLFRCWVSEYQALPELDANANAVAIEHLKLENEGWERDEAVPEPAEPRLGS
- a CDS encoding phage tail sheath family protein gives rise to the protein MPVTPSYPGVYIEEVASSVRPTIGVATGVTAFVGYVRTGPEHRAVRVNTFGEFERRFGGVDRDSELSLAVQQFFRNGGSAALVVRVPRADARAASVTLLDKIGAGAKSALLLDAASTGAWGSGLLVDVDHDGAADAKSFNLSVSDTATGETERFTGLSADPASAAYAVALLNDPDRGSALVRARAGAAGAGRPVPSGTVGAALGTPTVDAAKNYRLTVQPDRPTKPDPNDPTKTVPAVAAVTVTVLEKGERLPSSPAGVAALLQRKVNTALGAADGAAGLRVRVVPTAAGGLRLLGDVDAVVAPAAVDAAFTVAGVAPAGDVADGAALLGLSGATTNVGRFSPVGAKRLGQGDLVTGSDGTTLPGTAALIGSEAAYSGIYALLKTDLFNLLCIPDATRARPGDPGVVDTGLDPEAVWSAAYDVCERRRAVLLVDPPPGVDDPDRALDWINQLGVKGPNAVAHFPRLRVPDPTDGFRPRTVAPGGTLAGLYARQDTERGVWKAPAGTEAQLRGVTSLVYPLTDAENGVLNPLGLNCLRTFPVIGTVNWGARTTAGADVLASQWKYTPVRRLALYIEESVFRGTQWAVFEPNDEPLWSQLRLNLTSFMQDLFRKGAFAGRTPREAYLVRCDADTTTSDDRDRGVVNVVVGFAPLKPAEFVIVRIQQLAGQSPS